The following coding sequences are from one Mustela lutreola isolate mMusLut2 chromosome 5, mMusLut2.pri, whole genome shotgun sequence window:
- the TAF9 gene encoding transcription initiation factor TFIID subunit 9: MESGKMASPKSMPKDAQMMAQILKDMGITEYEPRVINQMLEFAFRYVTTILDDAKIYSSHAKKATVDADDVRLAIQCRADQSFTSPPPRDFLLDIARQRNQTPLPLIKPYSGPRLPPDRYCLTAPNYRLKSLQKKASTSAGRITVPRLSVGSVTSRPSTPTLGTPTPQTMSVSTKVGTPMSLTGQRFTVQMPTSQSPTVKASIPATSAVQNVLINPSLIGSKNILITTNMVSSQNTANESSNAMKRKREDDDDDDDDDDDDYDNL; the protein is encoded by the coding sequence ATGGAGTCTGGCAAGATGGCTTCTCCCAAGAGCATGCCGAAAGATGCACAGATGATGGCACAAATCCTGAAGGATATGGGGATTACAGAATATGAGCCAAGAGTTATAAATCAGATGTTGGAGTTTGCCTTCCGATATGTGACCACAATTCTAGATGATGCAAAAATTTATTCCAGCCATGCTAAGAAAGCTACTGTTGATGCAGATGATGTGCGATTGGCCATCCAGTGTCGTGCTGATCAGTCTTTTACCTCTCCTCCCCCAAGAGATTTTTTATTAGATATTGCAaggcaaagaaatcaaactccTTTGCCATTAATCAAGCCATATTCAGGCCCCAGGTTGCCACCTGATAGATACTGCTTGACTGCTCCAAACTATAGACTTAAGTCTTTACAAAAAAAGGCATCTACCTCTGCGGGAAGAATAACAGTTCCACGGTTAAGTGTTGGTTCAGTTACTAGCAGACCAAGTACTCCCACTCTTGGCACACCAACCCCACAGACCATGTCTGTGTCAACTAAAGTAGGGACTCCAATGTCCCTCACAGGGCAAAGGTTTACAGTACAGATGCCCACTTCACAGTCCCCAACTGTAAAAGCATCAATTCCTGCAACATCCGCAGTTCAGAATGTTCTGATTAATCCATCATTAATTGGGTCCAAAAACATTCTTATTACCACTAACATGGTGTCATCACAAAATACTGCCAATGAATCATCAAATGCAATGAAAAGAAAAcgagaagatgatgatgatgacgatgatgatgacgatgatgactATGATAATTTGTAA